The following are encoded together in the Kribbella sp. CA-293567 genome:
- the dapC gene encoding succinyldiaminopimelate transaminase: protein MTFAPTSSRLPDFPWDKLAPFKQKAAAHPDGIVDLSIGSPVDPVPELVKKALAAAADAPAYPTTLGTTSARQAAVDWLARRLDVAGVDPQAGILPVIGTKELIMLLPTLLGIGAGDTVLIPDLAYPTYEAGAALARATSIPVADPTQYDGPVRVAYLNSPRNPSGQITSADELRAAVEWARANDVLLVSDECYLEFGWDETPFSVLHPEIRGGSFDNLLAVHSLSKRSNLAGYRAGFVAGDEAVVAELLAVRKHAGLMVPSPIQAAMAAAFADDAHVDEQRTRYLRRRSVLREALTAAGWEITLSNGGLYLWASHPSYDAYESVAALADHGILVAPGAFYGTAGERHVRVALTGTDERIDAAVKRLQ, encoded by the coding sequence GTGACCTTCGCACCCACCTCCAGTCGTCTGCCGGACTTTCCCTGGGACAAGCTCGCCCCCTTCAAGCAGAAGGCGGCCGCGCATCCCGACGGGATCGTCGACCTGTCGATCGGCAGCCCGGTCGACCCGGTGCCCGAGCTGGTGAAGAAGGCACTCGCGGCCGCGGCCGACGCACCGGCGTACCCGACGACCCTCGGTACGACGTCCGCGCGGCAGGCCGCCGTCGACTGGCTGGCCCGCCGGCTGGACGTTGCCGGGGTGGATCCGCAGGCCGGGATCCTCCCCGTGATCGGCACCAAGGAGCTGATCATGCTGCTGCCGACGCTGCTCGGCATCGGAGCCGGCGACACCGTGCTGATCCCCGACCTGGCCTACCCGACGTACGAGGCGGGCGCCGCGCTGGCCCGGGCGACGAGCATCCCGGTCGCCGACCCCACGCAGTACGACGGTCCCGTGCGGGTCGCCTACCTCAACTCCCCGCGCAACCCGTCCGGCCAGATCACCTCGGCCGACGAGCTGCGCGCGGCGGTCGAGTGGGCCCGGGCGAACGACGTTCTGCTGGTGAGCGACGAGTGCTACCTGGAGTTCGGCTGGGACGAGACGCCGTTCTCCGTGCTCCACCCGGAGATCCGCGGCGGCAGCTTCGACAACCTGCTGGCCGTGCACTCGCTGTCCAAGCGGTCCAACCTCGCGGGCTACCGCGCCGGGTTCGTCGCGGGCGACGAGGCGGTCGTCGCCGAACTGCTCGCGGTCCGCAAGCACGCCGGTCTGATGGTGCCGTCCCCGATCCAGGCAGCGATGGCTGCCGCCTTCGCCGACGACGCCCACGTCGACGAGCAACGCACCCGCTACCTCCGGCGCCGATCCGTACTGCGCGAGGCGCTGACCGCCGCCGGCTGGGAGATCACCCTGTCGAACGGCGGCCTCTACCTGTGGGCCTCGCACCCGTCCTACGACGCCTACGAATCCGTGGCGGCGCTGGCGGATCACGGCATCCTCGTCGCTCCCGGTGCCTTCTACGGCACGGCGGGTGAGCGGCACGTCCGCGTCGCCCTGACCGGCACCGACGAGCGGATCGACGCGGCCGTCAAAAGATTGCAGTAA
- a CDS encoding DUF6817 domain-containing protein encodes MSAFQDLGSLLLVRGADELDHAGGTLYVHLHRVAKRLRSLGASETLVLAGLAHAAYGTDGFPTHLFDWQHERSVLEAVIGPEAELLVYRYGACERETSWRDLAEHTTITDRFTGTSEELPTEELREFVDLTIVNELDVLDHAPDLKPKLHAFLQEQIPRWQSLASPAVLADANRALAL; translated from the coding sequence ATGAGCGCTTTCCAAGACCTGGGATCGTTGTTGCTCGTCCGTGGTGCCGATGAGCTGGACCATGCGGGAGGCACGTTGTACGTGCACCTGCATCGGGTCGCCAAGCGGCTCAGGTCGCTCGGGGCGTCGGAGACACTGGTGCTGGCCGGGCTGGCGCATGCGGCGTACGGGACGGATGGGTTCCCGACGCATCTGTTCGACTGGCAGCACGAGCGCTCTGTGCTGGAGGCCGTGATCGGGCCGGAGGCGGAGTTGCTGGTCTACCGGTACGGCGCGTGCGAACGCGAGACCAGCTGGCGTGACCTGGCCGAGCACACCACGATCACTGATCGCTTCACCGGTACGTCGGAGGAGTTGCCGACCGAGGAGCTGCGGGAGTTCGTCGACCTCACCATCGTCAACGAGCTCGACGTTCTGGATCACGCGCCGGATCTCAAGCCGAAGCTGCACGCCTTCCTGCAGGAGCAGATTCCGCGCTGGCAGTCACTCGCCTCCCCCGCGGTACTGGCCGACGCCAATCGCGCCCTGGCGCTCTGA
- a CDS encoding alpha/beta fold hydrolase, which translates to MLDSIWFRLPEVAEKAKRLRVELPQATELELPFEDGLISGRCWGGDAAGPTVYLVHGWGGWGLQLAAFVPPLLDAGFRVIAFDAPSHGDSAPGREGPKRSSLPELADAFQAVVAAYGPAYGVIAHSLGAAAVMLALRDGLSARKIVFLATATDFRDGLAQYRQHLGFGPRVQKGFLRLFTRKFGPMEGYAAVPMIDALAEERELPALLAVHDRSDRETSAEGSANVVAVWPGARLHLTDGLGHNRILRDPMVVGTAITHLSTERAAAEQSPAVQETMRG; encoded by the coding sequence GTTGCCGGAGGTGGCGGAGAAGGCGAAGCGACTGCGGGTGGAGCTGCCCCAAGCGACCGAGCTCGAGCTGCCCTTCGAGGACGGGCTGATCAGTGGCCGCTGCTGGGGCGGTGACGCTGCCGGGCCAACGGTGTACCTCGTCCACGGGTGGGGTGGCTGGGGGCTGCAACTCGCCGCGTTCGTTCCGCCGCTGCTCGACGCGGGCTTCCGGGTGATCGCCTTCGATGCGCCGAGTCACGGTGACTCCGCGCCGGGGCGGGAGGGACCGAAGCGGTCGTCGTTGCCGGAGCTTGCCGATGCTTTCCAGGCTGTGGTGGCGGCCTACGGACCGGCGTACGGGGTGATCGCGCACTCGCTGGGAGCCGCCGCGGTGATGCTCGCACTGCGGGACGGGCTCAGCGCACGCAAGATCGTGTTCCTCGCGACCGCGACCGACTTCCGCGACGGGCTGGCGCAGTACCGGCAGCATCTCGGCTTCGGGCCGCGGGTCCAGAAGGGGTTCCTGCGGTTGTTCACCCGTAAGTTCGGGCCGATGGAGGGCTACGCGGCGGTGCCGATGATCGACGCCCTGGCGGAGGAGCGCGAACTCCCGGCGCTGCTTGCCGTCCACGACCGCTCGGACCGCGAGACGTCCGCCGAGGGCAGCGCGAACGTGGTCGCGGTCTGGCCGGGCGCCCGGCTCCACCTCACCGACGGTCTGGGCCACAACCGCATCCTGCGAGACCCGATGGTCGTCGGGACTGCGATCACCCACTTATCCACAGAGCGGGCGGCCGCCGAGCAGTCGCCCGCGGTCCAGGAGACAATGCGGGGGTGA
- a CDS encoding PIG-L deacetylase family protein: protein MTAPEPLEALPEDWTKALAVVAHPDDLEFGAAAAIARWTGQGKEIVYVLLTSGEAGIDGIAPAESGPLREAEQIESARIVGVSAVEFLGQPDGTIEYGVALRRLIAGLIRRHQPEIVITNNFRDTWDGDVLLNQADHINTGRATLDAVRDAANRWIFPDDGERWAGVRQVWAAGSPDSRHAVDTTETFEVGVESLKAHKAYIDGLNWPDFDAGEFLEGLGRAAGTRLGATYAAPFEVFTP, encoded by the coding sequence ATGACCGCACCGGAGCCGTTGGAAGCGTTGCCCGAAGACTGGACCAAGGCACTGGCGGTCGTCGCGCACCCCGACGACCTGGAGTTCGGCGCGGCCGCGGCGATCGCCCGCTGGACCGGTCAGGGCAAGGAGATCGTCTACGTCCTGCTGACCTCCGGCGAGGCCGGGATCGACGGGATCGCGCCGGCCGAGAGCGGGCCGCTGCGTGAGGCCGAGCAGATCGAGTCGGCGCGGATCGTCGGCGTCTCCGCGGTCGAGTTCCTCGGTCAGCCCGACGGCACGATCGAGTACGGCGTCGCGCTGCGCCGGCTGATCGCGGGCCTCATCCGGCGGCACCAGCCGGAGATCGTGATCACCAACAACTTCCGCGACACCTGGGACGGTGACGTGCTGCTCAACCAGGCCGACCACATCAACACCGGCAGGGCGACGCTCGATGCCGTGCGCGACGCGGCGAACCGGTGGATCTTCCCCGACGACGGCGAGCGCTGGGCCGGCGTACGGCAGGTGTGGGCGGCCGGCTCGCCCGACAGCAGGCATGCCGTCGACACGACCGAGACGTTCGAGGTCGGCGTCGAGTCCCTGAAAGCACATAAGGCCTATATCGACGGGCTGAACTGGCCGGACTTCGACGCCGGGGAGTTCCTCGAAGGTTTGGGGCGCGCCGCCGGCACCCGCCTCGGGGCGACCTACGCGGCGCCGTTCGAGGTGTTCACTCCCTGA
- a CDS encoding D-arabinono-1,4-lactone oxidase: protein MSTWRNWAGTESATGVEILRPSSVDEVATAVKTAAEQGKQLKAVGSGHSFTGCSVPEQVMVRLDGLSSITNADQASGRVTLGAGTGLAKLNAGLASFDLAMANLGDIDKQTISGAISTGTHGTGAKLGGIATQVVGLELVTADGSVLNCSAEENPDVFAAARVSVGALGVITALTLQTVPAFLLRAQEMPLPLGDVLDGFDEFADGNDHFEFYWFPHTEVALTKRNNRVAPGVGASPVGKLRGWVDDELLSNRVFELTNRLSVRRPALVPRINQLATRALSAREYVDSSYKVFCSERNVVFRESEYAVPREHVVEVVRELQAWIDRSGERLPFPIEVRVAAADDVWLSTAYGRDTGYIAIHQYHRLAHGKYFDAFEQIVGAFGGRPHWGKLHSLGAADLRARYPRFDDFLAVRDRLDPRRAFANPYTRQVFGA, encoded by the coding sequence ATGAGCACCTGGCGCAACTGGGCCGGTACCGAGTCGGCGACCGGCGTGGAGATCCTCCGGCCGTCCTCGGTCGACGAGGTCGCGACGGCGGTGAAGACGGCGGCCGAGCAGGGTAAGCAGCTGAAGGCGGTCGGCTCCGGCCACTCGTTCACCGGCTGCTCGGTGCCCGAGCAGGTGATGGTCCGGCTCGACGGGCTGTCCTCGATCACCAACGCCGACCAGGCCTCCGGCCGGGTGACGCTGGGCGCGGGCACCGGTCTGGCCAAGCTGAACGCCGGCCTGGCGTCGTTCGACCTGGCGATGGCGAACCTCGGCGACATCGACAAGCAGACCATTTCCGGCGCGATCTCCACCGGGACGCACGGCACCGGCGCGAAACTGGGCGGGATCGCCACCCAGGTCGTCGGGCTCGAGCTGGTGACCGCCGACGGCTCGGTGCTGAACTGCTCGGCCGAGGAGAACCCGGACGTCTTCGCCGCCGCCCGGGTCTCGGTCGGCGCGCTCGGCGTGATCACCGCGCTGACCCTGCAGACCGTGCCGGCCTTCCTGCTCCGGGCCCAGGAGATGCCGCTGCCGCTGGGCGACGTACTGGACGGCTTCGATGAATTTGCCGACGGCAACGATCATTTCGAGTTCTACTGGTTCCCGCACACCGAGGTCGCGCTGACCAAGCGGAACAACCGGGTCGCGCCCGGGGTGGGGGCGTCTCCGGTCGGCAAGCTGCGCGGCTGGGTGGACGACGAGTTGCTGTCCAACCGGGTGTTCGAGCTGACCAACCGGCTGTCGGTACGCCGTCCCGCGCTGGTGCCGCGGATCAACCAGTTGGCGACGCGGGCGCTGTCGGCGCGCGAGTACGTCGACTCGTCGTACAAGGTGTTCTGTTCGGAGCGGAACGTGGTGTTCCGCGAGTCGGAGTACGCCGTACCGCGGGAGCATGTGGTCGAGGTCGTGCGTGAACTGCAGGCGTGGATCGACCGGTCGGGGGAGCGGCTGCCGTTCCCGATCGAGGTTCGGGTGGCGGCCGCCGACGACGTCTGGCTGTCGACGGCGTACGGGCGAGACACCGGGTACATCGCGATCCACCAGTACCACCGGCTCGCGCACGGCAAGTACTTCGACGCGTTCGAGCAGATCGTCGGGGCCTTCGGCGGCCGGCCGCACTGGGGGAAGCTGCATTCCCTGGGCGCCGCCGACCTCCGGGCCAGGTATCCCCGGTTCGACGACTTCCTGGCCGTCCGTGACCGGCTGGATCCGCGTCGTGCGTTCGCGAATCCCTATACCCGGCAGGTGTTCGGGGCCTGA
- a CDS encoding amino acid deaminase/aldolase: protein MGDFDRYERLTAELEPPYAVIDLAAFRRNADDLVRRAAGTPIRVASKSVRCRALIRAALDLPGFHGVMSYSLPEAIWLARNGVDDILMGYPTVHRAALKELAGDGELASRITLMIDDFEQLAFVKAATGGGERIQVCLDIDASLRILGQHLGVRRSPLRTPEQVMDLARRVVADDAFELVGVMFYEAQIAGLPDTSPAVRLVKKLSADELSERRGLVVDAVKQVAPLRLVNSGGTGSIEVSSADPAVTEVTAGSGLYGPTLFDKYDVFQPEPAVAYALGVVRRPTPRIATLFGGGYVASGPAKKSRLPLPSWPFGLKLLGTEGAGEVQTPVSGEAARGLKIGDRVWMRYAKAGEMLERFDVLHGIDGNELTELVSYRGEGKNFG from the coding sequence ATGGGTGACTTCGACAGGTACGAGCGGCTGACGGCCGAGCTGGAACCGCCGTACGCGGTGATCGACCTGGCCGCGTTCCGCCGCAACGCCGACGACCTGGTCCGGCGCGCCGCCGGTACGCCGATCCGGGTGGCCTCCAAGTCGGTCCGTTGCCGCGCGCTGATCAGAGCCGCACTCGACCTGCCCGGATTTCACGGCGTGATGAGCTATTCGCTGCCGGAGGCAATCTGGCTGGCGCGCAACGGCGTCGACGACATCCTGATGGGCTATCCGACCGTGCACCGGGCGGCGCTGAAGGAGCTGGCCGGCGACGGCGAGCTCGCGTCCCGGATCACGCTGATGATCGACGACTTCGAGCAGCTCGCCTTCGTCAAGGCCGCCACCGGCGGCGGTGAGCGGATCCAGGTCTGCCTGGACATCGACGCGTCGCTGCGGATCCTCGGTCAGCATCTCGGCGTCCGCCGGTCACCGCTGCGGACGCCGGAGCAGGTGATGGATCTGGCCCGCCGGGTGGTCGCCGACGACGCCTTCGAGCTGGTCGGCGTGATGTTCTACGAGGCGCAGATCGCCGGCCTGCCCGACACCTCGCCCGCGGTCCGGCTGGTCAAGAAGCTGTCGGCCGACGAACTGTCCGAGCGGCGCGGCCTGGTCGTCGACGCGGTCAAGCAGGTCGCGCCGCTGCGACTGGTGAACTCTGGTGGCACTGGCAGTATCGAGGTCAGCAGTGCCGACCCGGCGGTGACCGAAGTCACCGCGGGCTCCGGGCTCTACGGCCCGACTCTCTTCGACAAGTACGACGTCTTCCAGCCGGAGCCGGCGGTCGCCTACGCGCTCGGCGTCGTCCGTCGTCCGACGCCGCGGATCGCGACGCTGTTCGGTGGCGGGTACGTCGCCTCCGGACCGGCCAAGAAGTCCCGGCTGCCGTTGCCGAGCTGGCCGTTCGGGCTCAAGTTGCTCGGCACCGAAGGCGCGGGTGAGGTTCAGACGCCTGTCTCGGGTGAGGCCGCACGCGGGCTCAAGATCGGTGACCGGGTCTGGATGCGCTATGCGAAGGCAGGCGAGATGCTGGAGCGGTTCGACGTGCTGCACGGCATCGACGGCAACGAGCTGACCGAGCTCGTCAGCTACCGGGGTGAGGGGAAGAACTTCGGATGA
- a CDS encoding M15 family metallopeptidase: protein MKPRALGSAAVVAALCLGLVPTIATAAGEDPATPTASPASTPAPQPAEPPATPAVTPPAAPASTPAATPAPAQTPAITADLLPITLNQPVPTWEDRPITFTGRLETGLVNSYLTLWQKLGTGWVLRGSTRTIANGAYKFLYTSPDPGAATFRVVIGVKFPSAVGNTPDRAVSVLDRKLVMNRPAASYIVLTNVRMTGKLTPPEPGKKLVGLQDRFGGKWRTLTSAWIAPNGTFAVPVPDNLPATKTVRVVTLGGASTAVEASAYGVVTIKALLNAKVSNISAASINKTYRAGCPVKPSQLRYLTLNYWGFDGLVHRGELVVRDAAVAKMIAVWTASFNAKFPIRRMQRVDVFGGSDLKAMAADNTSVFNCRQVTGNPYALSPHSYGFAIDINTVENPYLAANGVWYPSNGLAYRNRSVARKGMLFSSSAPTRALVNAGFFWGAGWRQPDYQHFQPK from the coding sequence GTGAAGCCTCGTGCTCTGGGTTCGGCTGCCGTGGTGGCAGCCCTGTGTCTCGGACTGGTTCCGACGATCGCGACCGCGGCCGGGGAAGATCCGGCGACGCCGACTGCCTCGCCGGCCAGTACGCCGGCGCCGCAGCCAGCCGAGCCTCCGGCCACGCCGGCCGTCACGCCTCCGGCCGCACCGGCTTCAACCCCGGCTGCGACCCCGGCTCCGGCGCAGACGCCGGCGATCACGGCGGACCTGCTGCCGATCACGCTCAACCAGCCGGTGCCGACCTGGGAGGACCGCCCGATCACGTTCACCGGCCGCCTCGAGACCGGCCTGGTGAACTCCTACCTGACCTTGTGGCAGAAGCTGGGCACCGGCTGGGTCCTGCGCGGCTCCACCCGCACGATCGCCAACGGTGCCTACAAGTTCCTCTACACCTCGCCGGATCCCGGCGCCGCGACCTTCCGCGTCGTGATCGGGGTCAAGTTCCCGAGCGCGGTCGGCAACACCCCGGACCGGGCCGTCAGCGTCCTCGACCGCAAGCTGGTGATGAACCGGCCGGCCGCGTCGTACATCGTGCTGACCAACGTCCGGATGACCGGCAAGCTCACCCCGCCGGAGCCCGGCAAGAAACTGGTCGGCCTGCAGGACCGGTTCGGCGGCAAGTGGCGGACGCTGACCAGTGCGTGGATCGCGCCGAACGGGACGTTCGCCGTACCGGTGCCGGACAATCTGCCCGCCACCAAGACCGTCCGGGTCGTCACGCTCGGCGGCGCCTCCACCGCGGTCGAGGCCTCGGCGTACGGCGTGGTCACGATCAAGGCGCTGCTGAACGCCAAGGTCTCCAACATCTCGGCGGCCTCGATCAACAAGACCTACCGGGCCGGCTGCCCGGTGAAACCGTCACAGCTGCGCTACCTCACTTTGAACTACTGGGGTTTCGACGGTCTGGTGCATCGCGGTGAGCTGGTCGTCCGGGACGCCGCGGTGGCGAAGATGATCGCCGTCTGGACCGCGAGCTTCAACGCGAAGTTCCCGATCCGGCGGATGCAGCGCGTGGATGTCTTCGGTGGCAGTGACCTCAAGGCGATGGCGGCCGACAACACCTCGGTCTTCAACTGCCGCCAGGTCACCGGCAACCCGTACGCGCTGTCCCCGCACTCCTACGGCTTCGCGATCGACATCAACACCGTGGAGAATCCGTACCTCGCGGCGAACGGTGTCTGGTACCCGTCGAACGGCCTGGCCTACCGCAACCGGAGTGTCGCCCGGAAGGGCATGCTGTTCAGCAGCAGCGCGCCGACCCGCGCACTGGTGAACGCAGGGTTCTTCTGGGGCGCCGGCTGGCGTCAGCCCGACTACCAGCACTTCCAGCCGAAGTGA